The following proteins are encoded in a genomic region of Rudaeicoccus suwonensis:
- a CDS encoding MMPL family transporter → MAAWLSRIGRGSSRHPWRVIATWVLVLAGVVVAAGALGKPMTDTYSVSGLSSISTLNKVNAEFGGSSTTGEIVFAAPEGQHLTAQDAATIGHLTHTVASFHGVTSAADPFTTSPRTISPDGRIGFISVGLTNQANVSTQVTSAITSAQTSDPHLRIVASSELVPVPDGGNTEGISLLVGFVVLLITFGALYAAGLPLLTSVIGLGVSLESVHLATSLVSLNSIATVLATLLGLATGIDYSLFIVNRHRRQVKDGMDVRDSIALATGTAGSAVVFAAATVIIALAGLAVIRIQFLTQMGLAGAFAVLVAMLMSLTLTPALLRLIGPRVLSRRARRRMADPTRPTKAAPGRIAARWVSLMTRRPMAALVTAVVVLGAIAIPALSMRTSLTNDGQYAASTAARQAYDLRAEGFGEGINGPLEVLATYPSAATSADATALTHRLKGIADVAEVFVTGVKGDTVLATVLPSSGPSDQATINLVTTLRSSTTTADLPGAPQVETTGNTAVDIDISAKVMAAFPMYLGLIVGLAFLLLMVVFRSILVPLKATAGFVLSLLATLGGVTAMAQWGWGAGLLHLTPSPLLCFLPVIVTGVLFGLSMDYEMFLVSGMREHVAHGVAPRQALTRGFAAAAGVVIAAGAIMISVFGGGSFGSDPTTQVIAFALALGVILDVFVVRMVFVPAVLALLGRHAWWMPRWLDRILPDLDVEGTSLTRPSTQRRSGVELTPVS, encoded by the coding sequence ATGGCAGCGTGGTTGAGCAGGATCGGCCGAGGCAGCAGCCGGCATCCGTGGCGGGTGATCGCCACGTGGGTGCTGGTGCTCGCCGGAGTGGTGGTGGCCGCAGGCGCACTGGGCAAGCCGATGACCGACACCTATTCGGTGAGCGGACTGTCGTCGATCTCGACGCTGAACAAGGTCAACGCCGAGTTCGGTGGCAGCAGCACCACCGGGGAGATCGTCTTCGCCGCACCCGAGGGTCAGCACCTCACCGCACAGGACGCCGCGACGATCGGACACCTGACGCACACCGTCGCGTCGTTCCACGGTGTGACCAGCGCGGCCGACCCGTTCACCACTTCGCCCAGGACCATCTCACCGGACGGACGCATCGGCTTCATCAGCGTCGGCCTGACCAACCAGGCGAACGTGTCGACCCAGGTCACCTCGGCAATCACATCCGCACAGACCTCCGACCCGCACCTGCGGATCGTGGCCAGCTCCGAACTCGTGCCCGTGCCGGATGGCGGCAACACCGAGGGCATCTCGCTGCTGGTGGGATTCGTGGTGCTCCTCATCACCTTCGGAGCGCTGTATGCCGCAGGCCTTCCGCTGCTCACCTCCGTGATCGGGCTCGGCGTCAGCCTCGAATCTGTCCATCTGGCAACGTCTTTGGTATCACTCAACTCGATCGCGACGGTCCTGGCGACACTGCTGGGTCTGGCCACGGGCATCGACTACTCGCTGTTCATCGTCAACCGGCATCGGCGACAGGTGAAGGACGGCATGGACGTCCGCGACTCCATCGCCCTCGCAACGGGCACCGCCGGATCCGCCGTGGTCTTCGCGGCCGCCACCGTGATCATCGCGCTGGCCGGACTCGCCGTGATCCGCATCCAGTTCCTCACCCAGATGGGACTGGCCGGTGCCTTCGCCGTCCTGGTTGCCATGCTCATGTCGCTGACGCTGACACCGGCGCTCTTGCGCCTGATCGGCCCTCGTGTGCTCAGCCGCCGCGCTCGTCGCCGGATGGCCGACCCCACCCGACCCACGAAGGCCGCGCCGGGTCGGATCGCCGCCCGCTGGGTCTCGCTCATGACCCGCCGACCGATGGCCGCGCTCGTCACGGCGGTGGTCGTCCTCGGCGCGATCGCCATACCGGCGCTGTCGATGCGGACCTCACTCACCAACGACGGGCAGTATGCCGCGTCAACCGCCGCCCGGCAGGCCTATGACCTGCGCGCAGAGGGATTCGGCGAGGGCATCAACGGTCCGCTGGAGGTGCTCGCCACGTATCCGTCGGCGGCCACCAGCGCCGATGCGACCGCCCTCACTCACCGGCTCAAGGGCATCGCCGACGTGGCCGAGGTCTTCGTGACCGGTGTCAAGGGCGACACCGTGCTCGCCACCGTGCTGCCGTCATCCGGGCCGAGCGACCAGGCGACCATCAACCTGGTCACAACGCTCCGATCCTCCACGACGACAGCCGATCTGCCTGGCGCGCCGCAGGTGGAGACCACCGGCAACACGGCCGTCGACATCGACATCTCCGCGAAGGTGATGGCTGCTTTCCCGATGTACCTGGGGCTGATCGTCGGATTGGCGTTCCTGTTGCTGATGGTGGTCTTCCGCTCGATCCTGGTGCCGCTGAAGGCAACCGCGGGATTCGTGCTCAGTCTGCTCGCGACGCTCGGCGGGGTCACCGCGATGGCTCAGTGGGGCTGGGGCGCCGGTCTGCTGCACCTGACCCCGTCACCGCTGCTGTGCTTCCTGCCGGTGATCGTCACGGGTGTGCTCTTCGGTCTCTCCATGGACTACGAGATGTTCCTCGTCTCGGGAATGCGCGAGCACGTGGCGCACGGAGTCGCGCCGCGTCAGGCCCTGACGCGGGGATTCGCGGCGGCGGCCGGCGTCGTCATCGCGGCCGGGGCGATCATGATCAGCGTCTTTGGCGGCGGCTCGTTCGGCAGTGACCCGACCACTCAGGTCATTGCCTTCGCGCTCGCGCTCGGCGTGATCCTCGACGTCTTCGTCGTGCGGATGGTCTTCGTCCCGGCGGTGCTCGCGCTGCTCGGTCGGCACGCCTGGTGGATGCCGCGGTGGCTGGACCGCATCCTGCCCGACCTCGACGTCGAAGGCACCAGCCTCACCCGGCCGAGCACGCAGCGAAGGAGCGGCGTCGAACTGACCCCGGTCTCCTGA
- a CDS encoding Fur family transcriptional regulator, whose amino-acid sequence MTTSTEAATPFNGSPRFRSHPRFEDTLRRAGLRVTRPRTQVLIAVEELPHADGGRIHERVRAVLPSVSRQAVYDCLNTFAETGIVRRIEPAGSSARYELRTGDNHHHLVCRTCGVVVDVDCAVGEAPCLTAAESHGFAIDEAEVIYWGLCPDCTT is encoded by the coding sequence ATGACCACGTCGACGGAGGCGGCGACGCCGTTCAACGGCAGCCCGCGATTTCGAAGCCACCCGCGCTTCGAGGACACGCTGCGTCGGGCCGGGTTGCGGGTCACGCGGCCGCGGACCCAGGTGCTGATCGCGGTCGAAGAACTTCCGCATGCCGACGGTGGTCGGATCCACGAGCGGGTCCGCGCCGTGTTGCCGTCGGTGTCCCGCCAAGCGGTCTACGACTGTCTCAACACCTTCGCCGAGACCGGCATCGTGCGACGCATCGAGCCCGCCGGATCCAGCGCCCGTTACGAGTTGCGCACTGGCGACAACCACCACCACCTGGTATGCCGCACCTGCGGTGTGGTCGTCGACGTCGACTGCGCGGTCGGCGAGGCGCCCTGCCTGACCGCCGCCGAGAGCCACGGCTTCGCGATCGACGAGGCCGAGGTCATCTACTGGGGTCTGTGCCCGGATTGCACCACCTGA